From Nicotiana tabacum cultivar K326 chromosome 22, ASM71507v2, whole genome shotgun sequence, one genomic window encodes:
- the LOC107832312 gene encoding DNA mismatch repair protein PMS1-like — MDRGPAASPSTIKPINKGVVHRICAGQVILDLSSAVKELVENSLDAGATSIEVSLKDYGAESFQVIDNGCGISPHNFKVLTLKHHTSKLSDFPDLQSLATFGFRGEALSSLCALGDLMVETRTKNEQVATHLTFDRSGLLLAERNTARQVGTTVTVKKLFSTLPVRSKEFHRNIRKEYGKLITLLNAYALISKEVRIVCTNTAVRNAKSVVLKTQGSGSLKDNIITVFGMSTFTCLEPLKVCTSDGCTVEGFISKPGYGSGRNIGDRQYFFVNGRPVDMPKVGKLVNELYRGANSRQYPIAIMDFTIPPRAFDVNVTPDKRKIFLSDEGSILHSLREALEKIYSSNHASYAVNSFQEVFEEKHTSTHSQLEAFQFQSKQLLSDSDDTQEGDCIGELHKDGHYLKKPLKELKDTSVTGMLNDGNRSTEKDFSLQFHGKKKDNRSSRSPWKEVGGLITADGQALTPGSKDKSCIDNAHYVDRATIVQSSLTKFVTVNKRKHESMSTALSEVPLLRNRLTLCPSGEDNYLKDTTSLRSPDNPVKADKCDEVTSDKSGSSKFTKIDRFLHQVKQSRTDTVLDQTNNLIRPGNSIQNGKFEEEHEVQMNELCVTESVLVNSTCNNIHDVSENMVDAVSFEQPASLTLDAPKASSDLKIGSTLQFSVNDLISRRKQRLSRLQLLNRTSQRMKTKRDYAAATLELTESENEVAKEKALIAATSELERFFKKEDFTKMKVIGQFNLGFIIGKLDEDLFIVDQHAADEKYNFERLSQSTILNQQPLLRPLKMELSPEEEIVISIHNDTFRRNGFLLEEDLHAPPGHRFKLKAVPFSKNITFGVADVKELIAILADSQEECSMMGTYKDDTADSLCPPRVRAMLASRACKSSIVIGDPLGRNEMQKILENLSRLKSPWNCPHGRPTMRHLVDLRTVHRRIEADENETAL; from the exons GTACTGACGCTAAAACATCATACCTCAAAACTATCAGATTTTCCTGATCTTCAGTCATTAGCGACTTTTGGATTTAGAGGGGAGGCATTGAGTTCACTTTGTGCTTTAGGGGATTTGATGGTTGAAACAAGAACAAAGAATGAGCAAGTGGCGACACACTTGACTTTTGATCGTTCGGGCCTTCTGTTAGCTGAAAGGAACACAGCTCGCCAAGTTGGTACCACTGTCACTGTTAAGAAGTTGTTCTCCACTTTACCAGTGCGAAGTAAAGAGTTTCACCGCAACATCCGAAAGGAATATGGAAAGCTTATTACATTGCTGAAT GCCTATGCTCTTATTTCTAAGGAAGTCAGAATAGTTTGCACCAACACAGCTGTAAGAAATGCAAAGTCTGTAGTTCTGAAGACTCAGGGAAGTGGATCCCTGAAAGATAACATCATAACAGTATTTGGTATGAGTACCTTTACTTGTCTGGAGCCTCTTAAAGTATGTACTTCTGATGGTTGCACAGTTGAAGGATTCATTTCCAAGCCTGGTTATGGTAGTGGACGCAATATAGGGGATCGACAATACTTTTTTGTGAATGGACGGCCAGTAGATATGCCAAAAGTTGGCAAGCTTGTCAATGAGTTGTACAGAGGTGCAAACTCTCGACAATATCCCATTGCAATCATGGACTTCACGATCCCACCCAGAGCATTTGATGTCAACGTAACTcctgataaaagaaaaatatttctgTCCGATGAAGGCTCCATATTGCATTCTTTGAGAGAAGCTTTAGAGAAGATATACTCATCAAATCATGCTAGTTATGCTGTTAATAGTTTCCaagaggtttttgaagaaaaacatacATCCACTCATTCCCAACTCGAGGCCTTTCAGTTTCAATCCAAGCAATTATTGTCAGATAGCGATGATACTCAGGAAGGTGACTGCATTGGGGAGCTACATAAAGATGGTCACTATCTCAAAAAACCTCTAAAGGAATTAAAAGATACTTCTGTCACGGGCATGTTAAATGATGGAAACAGGTCAACAGAGAAAGACTTCAGTCTTCAATTCCATGGAAAGAAGAAAGACAATCGCAGTTCCAGAAGTCCCTGGAAGGAAGTCGGAGGTCTGATTACTGCTGATGGACAAGCACTCACCCCAGGATCAAAAGATAAAAGCTGTATCGATAATGCACATTATGTGGATCGTGCAACCATTGTCCAGTCATCACTCACCAAATTTGTTACAGTAAATAAGAGAAAGCACGAGAGTATGAGTACTGCATTATCTGAGGTACCTCTCCTGAGAAATAGATTGACTCTATGTCCTTCAGGAGAAGACAATTATTTGAAGGATACGACATCCTTAAGATCTCCAGATAATCCAGTTAAGGCTGATAAGTGTGATGAAGTAACCAGTGATAAGTCTGGATCTTCCAAGTTCACAAAGATAGATAGATTTCTTCATCAAGTGAAGCAGTCAAGAACGGATACAGTCCTTGATCAAACAAATAATTTAATTCGGCCTGGAAATAGTatacaaaatggaaaatttgaggaG GAGCATGAGGTTCAAATGAACGAGTTATGTGTGACTGAATCGGTGCTTGTTAATTCTACTTGCAACAACATTCACGATGTGTCAGAAAATATGGTAGATGCTGTTTCTTTTGAACAGCCTGCTAGTCTGACTTTGGATGCTCCTAAGGCTTCATCTGATTTAAAGATTGGTTCGACATTGCAATTTAGTGTGAATGACCTCATATCAAGAAGGAAGCAGAGACTGTCAAGATTGCAACTCCTTAATCGTACATCTCAAAGAATGAAAACAAAAAG GGATTATGCTGCAGCTACCCTGGAGCTCACCGAATCAGAAAATGAAGTGGCCAAGGAAAAGGCTTTGATTGCTGCTACCAGTGAGCTGGAGAGATTTTTCAAGAAAGAAGATTTTACTAAAATGAAG GTGATTGGGCAATTCAATCTTGGATTCATTATAGGCAAGTTGGATGAGGACCTTTTTATTGTTGATCAG CATGCTGCAGACGAGAAGTATAATTTTGAGCGTCTGTCACAGTCAACTATCTTGAATCAGCAACCTTTGCTTCG GCCCTTGAAGATGGAGTTATCGCCTGAAGAAGAAATAGTTATTTCCATCCACAATGATACTTTCAG GAGAAATGGATTTCTATTGGAAGAGGATCTGCATGCTCCTCCAGGGCATCGATTTAAGCTAAAAGCAGTTCCCTTCAGCAAAAATATAACTTTTGGAGTCGCAG ATGTGAAAGAACTCATTGCGATTCTTGCCGATAGTCAGGAAGAATGTTCCATGATGGGTACTTATAAGGATGATACCGCCGATTCACTATGTCCTCCTAGAGTTCGTGCAATGTTGGCATCACGTGCCTGCAAATCATCTATTGTTATTGGAGATCCACTTGGGAGAAATGAGATGCAAAAG ATACTTGAAAATCTATCACGACTCAAGTCTCCGTGGAATTGTCCACATGGTAGACCAACAATGCGTCACTTGGTTGATCTGAGGACTGTACATAGAAGAATAGAAGCGGATGAGAATGAGACCGCCTTATAA